One window from the genome of Micromonospora aurantiaca ATCC 27029 encodes:
- a CDS encoding SDR family NAD(P)-dependent oxidoreductase has protein sequence MERRTPRVAVVTGAGTGIGRATAHAFATAGYAVVAVGRRAAPLSDTAAGWPDITPLTADVTAPDGPGRIVGAALDRYGRLDVLVNNAGVAGGGPLADLDEDAARRQLETNLLAPVRLAHAAVEALAATRGVLVNVTTSVGLRAWPGSSVYAAGKAALDSLTRSWAVELAPRGVRVVAVAPGAIDTPIGVHSGLSPERRAAVRDWQLAHTPAGRIGRPEDVAWAIRRLCEPEAGFVTGVVLPVDGGAVVA, from the coding sequence ATGGAACGCCGCACGCCACGCGTCGCCGTGGTCACCGGTGCGGGCACCGGCATCGGCCGGGCCACCGCACATGCCTTCGCCACCGCCGGGTACGCCGTCGTCGCGGTCGGACGGCGCGCCGCGCCGCTGTCGGACACCGCCGCCGGCTGGCCGGACATCACCCCGCTGACCGCCGACGTCACCGCGCCCGACGGTCCCGGCCGGATCGTCGGCGCCGCGCTCGACCGGTACGGCCGCCTGGACGTCCTGGTCAACAACGCCGGAGTGGCCGGCGGCGGGCCGCTGGCGGACCTGGACGAGGACGCCGCCCGGCGGCAACTGGAGACGAACCTCCTCGCACCCGTTCGGCTGGCGCACGCCGCCGTCGAGGCGCTCGCCGCGACACGCGGCGTGCTGGTCAACGTCACCACGTCCGTCGGCCTGCGCGCCTGGCCGGGCAGTTCGGTGTACGCGGCCGGCAAGGCCGCGCTGGACTCGCTGACCCGCAGCTGGGCGGTGGAACTCGCGCCGCGCGGCGTCCGGGTGGTGGCCGTGGCGCCCGGCGCGATCGACACCCCGATCGGCGTGCACAGTGGCCTGTCCCCCGAACGGCGGGCGGCGGTGCGGGACTGGCAACTCGCGCACACCCCGGCGGGCCGGATCGGCCGCCCGGAGGACGTAGCCTGGGCGATCCGGCGGCTCTGCGAGCCGGAGGCGGGCTTCGTCACCGGCGTGGTGCTGCCGGTGGACGGGGGCGCGGTGGTCGCGTGA
- a CDS encoding MerR family transcriptional regulator, which produces MTAVRIGAVAKATGCTPRALRHYEEHGLIASARAANGYREYDDAVVTRVRNIRHLLDAGLTLDDVRVFLPCLDGDVASAPPSPAGLRVGRERLAVLDARIAAQVAVRDRLAAALQAAAPAPPPLLSPPPPRVRDG; this is translated from the coding sequence GTGACGGCGGTGCGGATCGGCGCGGTGGCGAAGGCGACGGGCTGCACGCCGCGTGCCCTGCGGCACTACGAGGAACACGGTCTCATCGCCTCGGCCCGGGCGGCGAACGGCTACCGCGAGTACGACGACGCGGTGGTCACCCGGGTCCGCAACATCCGTCACCTGCTCGACGCCGGGCTGACGCTCGACGACGTGCGGGTCTTCCTGCCCTGCCTGGACGGGGACGTGGCGTCCGCGCCGCCGTCTCCGGCCGGGCTGCGGGTCGGCCGGGAGCGGCTGGCCGTGCTGGACGCCCGGATCGCCGCCCAGGTGGCCGTCCGCGACCGCCTGGCCGCCGCCCTCCAGGCTGCCGCCCCTGCGCCCCCGCCCCTCCTCTCGCCGCCGCCTCCTCGTGTGCGGGACGGGTGA
- the polA gene encoding DNA polymerase I, whose translation MTATTPRLLLVDGHSLAYRAFFALPVENFSTTTGQPTNAVYGFTSMLINVLRDEQPTHIVVAFDVSRRSFRTDRYAEYKAGRSETPTDFKGQVSLVKEVLAALRVPVVEKEGYEADDVIATLACQARDQGMDVLITTGDRDAFQLVGERVTVLYPRKGVSDLARMDPAAVEAKYGVTPDRYRDLAALVGETSDNLPGVPGVGPKTAAKWINLYGGVEGVVARADEIKGKAGDSLRERLADVIRNYEINCLVSDLELPVRPEDARWQGWDREAVHQVFDTLQFRILRDRLYQYLEAVEPEAEAGFDLAGEVLTEPGALAGWLGTHAPAGAPVGLAVTLDTGPNRRHTATVTAMALATAAGAGAWFDPSRLDADDEAALAGWLADAERPKVLHDSKPAVLAFAAHGWELHGIARDTQIAAYLARPDQRSYDLTDLALRYLHRELRVDAPETGQLTLDGLGDEGVAEQNLMLQARATLDLADAIDAELSRDGEQSARLMAGVELPLMRVLATMERTGIAADTDYLSELEAHFAAEVKAAAQGAYEVVGREFNLGSPKQLQEILFTELGLPKTKRIKTGYTTDADALQWLFAQTEHPLLHHLLRHRDVAKLKSTVDGLLKSVSDDGRIHTTFNQTVAATGRLSSTEPNLQNIPIRTEEGRRIRRAFVVGEGYECLLTADYSQIEMRIMAHLSSDDALIEAFNSGHDFHAATASSVFTVEVGDVTADQRRKIKAMNYGLAYGLSAFGLSQQLGISAEEARGLMENYFAGFGGVRDYLQEVVARARQDGYTSTILGRRRYLPDLVSDNRQRREMAERMALNAPIQGSAADIIKVAMLHVDSALRDAGLRSRMLLQVHDELVFEVAPGERETLEALVRKQMGEAYPLSVPLEVSVGEGHDWNSADH comes from the coding sequence GTGACAGCTACGACGCCGCGCCTGCTCCTCGTCGACGGACATTCCCTGGCATATCGGGCGTTCTTCGCCCTGCCTGTGGAGAACTTCTCCACCACCACGGGGCAGCCGACGAACGCCGTCTACGGCTTCACCTCGATGCTGATCAACGTGCTGCGCGACGAGCAGCCGACGCACATCGTCGTGGCGTTCGACGTCTCCCGCCGCTCCTTCCGCACCGACAGGTACGCGGAGTACAAGGCCGGCCGCAGCGAGACCCCGACCGACTTCAAGGGCCAGGTCAGCCTGGTCAAGGAGGTCCTCGCCGCGCTGCGCGTGCCGGTGGTCGAGAAGGAGGGCTACGAGGCCGACGACGTCATCGCCACGCTCGCCTGCCAGGCCCGCGACCAGGGCATGGACGTGCTGATCACCACCGGCGACCGGGACGCGTTCCAGCTCGTCGGCGAGCGGGTGACGGTGCTCTACCCGCGCAAGGGCGTCTCCGACCTGGCCCGGATGGACCCGGCCGCGGTCGAGGCGAAGTACGGCGTCACCCCGGACCGCTACCGCGACCTGGCCGCGCTGGTCGGCGAGACCAGCGACAACCTGCCGGGCGTGCCCGGCGTCGGCCCGAAGACCGCCGCCAAGTGGATCAACCTGTACGGCGGCGTCGAGGGCGTGGTGGCCCGCGCCGACGAGATCAAGGGCAAGGCCGGCGACAGCCTGCGCGAGCGGCTGGCCGACGTGATCCGCAACTACGAGATCAACTGCCTGGTCTCCGACCTGGAGCTGCCGGTCCGCCCCGAGGACGCCCGCTGGCAGGGCTGGGACCGCGAAGCGGTGCACCAGGTCTTCGACACGCTTCAGTTCCGCATCCTGCGTGACCGGCTCTACCAATACCTGGAAGCGGTCGAGCCGGAGGCCGAGGCGGGCTTCGATCTCGCAGGCGAGGTGCTCACCGAGCCGGGCGCGCTCGCGGGCTGGCTCGGCACGCACGCCCCGGCGGGCGCACCGGTCGGCCTGGCGGTCACGCTCGACACCGGCCCCAACCGCCGGCACACCGCCACGGTCACCGCGATGGCGCTGGCCACCGCCGCCGGCGCGGGCGCCTGGTTCGACCCGAGCCGGCTGGACGCCGACGACGAGGCCGCGCTGGCCGGGTGGCTGGCCGACGCGGAGCGCCCGAAGGTGCTGCACGACAGCAAGCCGGCGGTGCTGGCGTTCGCCGCGCACGGCTGGGAGCTGCACGGCATCGCCCGCGACACGCAGATCGCCGCCTACCTGGCCCGCCCCGACCAGCGCTCCTACGACCTGACCGACCTGGCGCTGCGCTACCTGCACCGGGAGCTGCGCGTCGACGCGCCGGAGACCGGTCAGCTCACTCTCGACGGGCTCGGCGACGAGGGCGTGGCCGAGCAGAACCTCATGCTCCAGGCCCGCGCCACGCTCGACCTGGCCGACGCGATCGACGCCGAGCTGTCCCGCGACGGCGAGCAGTCGGCCCGGCTGATGGCCGGCGTGGAGCTGCCGCTGATGCGGGTGCTCGCCACCATGGAGCGCACCGGCATCGCCGCCGACACCGACTACCTCTCCGAGCTGGAGGCGCACTTCGCCGCCGAGGTGAAGGCCGCCGCCCAGGGCGCGTACGAGGTGGTCGGCCGGGAGTTCAACCTCGGGTCGCCGAAGCAGTTGCAGGAGATCCTCTTCACCGAGCTGGGCCTGCCCAAGACCAAGCGGATCAAGACCGGCTACACCACCGACGCCGACGCGCTCCAGTGGCTGTTCGCGCAGACCGAGCACCCGCTTCTGCACCACCTGCTGCGGCATCGTGACGTCGCGAAGCTCAAGTCGACTGTCGACGGGCTGCTCAAGTCCGTCTCCGACGACGGCCGCATCCACACCACGTTCAACCAGACCGTGGCGGCGACCGGGCGGCTGTCCTCCACCGAGCCGAACCTGCAGAACATCCCGATCCGCACCGAGGAGGGGCGGCGGATCCGGCGCGCGTTCGTGGTCGGCGAGGGCTACGAGTGCCTGCTCACCGCCGACTACAGCCAGATCGAGATGCGGATCATGGCGCATCTGTCCTCGGACGACGCGCTGATCGAGGCGTTCAACTCCGGGCACGACTTCCACGCCGCCACCGCGTCCTCGGTCTTCACTGTTGAGGTCGGCGACGTGACCGCCGACCAGCGCCGCAAGATCAAGGCCATGAACTACGGCCTGGCGTACGGGCTCAGCGCGTTCGGCCTGTCCCAGCAGCTCGGCATCAGCGCCGAGGAGGCGCGCGGGCTGATGGAGAACTACTTCGCCGGGTTCGGCGGGGTCCGCGACTACCTCCAGGAGGTGGTGGCCCGCGCCCGCCAGGACGGCTACACCTCCACCATCCTGGGCCGCCGCCGCTACCTGCCCGACCTGGTCAGCGACAACCGGCAGCGCCGCGAGATGGCCGAGCGGATGGCGCTCAACGCCCCGATCCAGGGTTCGGCGGCCGACATCATCAAGGTCGCGATGCTGCACGTTGACAGCGCGCTGCGCGACGCCGGGCTGCGGTCCCGGATGCTGCTGCAGGTGCACGACGAGCTGGTCTTCGAGGTCGCCCCGGGCGAGCGCGAGACGCTGGAGGCGTTGGTGCGCAAGCAGATGGGTGAGGCGTACCCGCTGTCGGTGCCGCTGGAGGTGTCGGTGGGCGAGGGCCACGACTGGAACAGCGCCGACCACTGA
- a CDS encoding amino acid ABC transporter ATP-binding protein: MVRAEQVHKSFGPLEVLKGIDLEVRSGEVCCLLGPSGSGKSTFLRCINHLEKIDAGRIWVDGDLIGYRERGGKLYEMRDKEVAAQRRAIGMVFQRFNLFPHMTVLQNVMEAPVLLRQAKKAQAREHAAQLLDRVGLGDKLGAYPGQLSGGQQQRVAIARALAMRPKLMLFDEPTSALDPELVGEVLDTMKNLARDGMTMIVVTHEIGFAREVGDHLVFMDGGVVVEQGDPREVISAPQHERTKAFLAKVL; encoded by the coding sequence ATGGTGCGGGCCGAGCAGGTGCACAAGTCGTTCGGGCCGCTGGAGGTGCTCAAGGGCATCGACCTGGAGGTCCGCTCCGGCGAGGTGTGCTGCCTGCTCGGGCCCTCCGGCTCCGGCAAGTCGACGTTCCTGCGCTGCATCAACCACCTGGAGAAGATCGACGCCGGCCGGATCTGGGTGGACGGCGATCTGATCGGCTACCGGGAGCGCGGCGGCAAGCTGTACGAGATGCGGGACAAGGAGGTCGCCGCGCAGCGCCGTGCCATCGGCATGGTGTTCCAGCGGTTCAACCTGTTCCCGCACATGACGGTGCTGCAGAACGTCATGGAGGCGCCGGTGCTGCTGCGCCAGGCGAAGAAGGCGCAGGCCCGGGAACACGCCGCGCAGCTGCTGGACCGGGTGGGGCTGGGCGACAAGCTCGGCGCGTACCCCGGTCAGCTCTCCGGCGGCCAGCAGCAGCGGGTGGCGATCGCCCGGGCGCTGGCCATGCGGCCGAAGCTGATGCTGTTCGACGAGCCGACCAGCGCGCTCGACCCGGAGCTGGTGGGCGAGGTGCTGGACACGATGAAGAACCTGGCCCGCGACGGCATGACGATGATCGTGGTGACCCACGAGATCGGCTTCGCCCGGGAGGTGGGTGACCATCTCGTGTTCATGGACGGCGGCGTGGTGGTCGAGCAGGGCGACCCGCGCGAGGTGATCTCGGCGCCGCAGCACGAGCGGACCAAGGCGTTCCTGGCCAAGGTTCTGTAG